The proteins below are encoded in one region of Arenibacter algicola:
- a CDS encoding DinB family protein — MEIQKLLIPELEHEVALTEKFLRRIPKDKLDWRPHPKSMSIKQLGSHLAELPSWVVGTMSQDEMIMDEYKPPINDNVDDMIKTLKSAAKEAADSLKVANSKYDKKWKMIQGGKTVMEMPKYQVLRGMVLNQFPHHRAQLGVCLRLLNESVPATYGPSADEQ; from the coding sequence ATGGAAATTCAAAAATTACTTATTCCGGAATTGGAACACGAAGTAGCCCTTACAGAGAAGTTCTTAAGACGCATTCCTAAGGATAAATTGGACTGGCGCCCACATCCTAAATCCATGTCCATTAAGCAATTGGGGAGTCATTTGGCCGAACTGCCTAGTTGGGTGGTAGGTACCATGTCCCAAGATGAGATGATAATGGATGAATACAAACCTCCAATTAATGACAATGTGGACGACATGATCAAAACCCTGAAATCGGCTGCAAAGGAAGCGGCAGATTCTCTAAAAGTAGCCAATAGTAAATACGATAAGAAATGGAAAATGATTCAAGGAGGAAAGACTGTGATGGAAATGCCCAAGTATCAAGTGCTAAGGGGGATGGTACTAAATCAATTTCCACATCATAGAGCCCAATTGGGCGTATGCCTTCGGTTGTTGAACGAGTCGGTTCCTGCTACCTATGGTCCTTCTGCAGATGAACAATAA